From the Polynucleobacter acidiphobus genome, the window GGGATGCGCGCCGACGGAATTCCCTACACTGGTTTTCTCTATGCTGGCCTCATGATCCAACCCGATGGTCAAATTAAAACTCTGGAGTTCAATTGCCGCATGGGCGATCCTGAAACCCAACCGATTATGGCGCGTCTTGAAAGCGATTTAGTGCCGGCCTTGGATAAAGCCATCGATGGCAAACTGAATGAAGTTGAGCTGACCTGGGATCGGCGCATTGCGCTCGGGGTGGTATTGGCGGCCGCCAACTACCCAGAAAATCCCAAAACAGGCGATGCAATTACTGGAATCCCCGCAGAAACGAATGAGCAAATGACCTTTCATGCGGGCACCAAAATCCAGGATGGTGAGCTTCGTACCTCGGGCGGCCGCGTCTTGTGCGTTGTTGGTCTAGCAGATACTGTCAAAGGGGCGCAACAAAAGGCGTATTCTGCGATTGATCAGATTCATTTTGATGGCATGCAGTACCGCAGCGATATCGGCTTTCGAGCCATTAAGTAAGAAAAGGTAAGGACATTGAATGGCAGTAACAATTGATACTCAGGCTGTAAAACATTATTTATTAGACTTGCAAGATCGCATTACTAGCGCAACTAGCGCGGTGGATGGCAAACCGTTTGTCATGGATGCCTGGGAAAAACCCAAAGATAGTAAGTTGCAGGGCTCAGGACGAACCTGTATTCTAGAGAATGGCAATGTCCTCGAAAAAGGCGGCGTCGGGTTCTCGCATGTGAGTGGCCAACAATTGCCACCGGCAGCCACCCAAAATCGTCCGGAGATTGCTGGGCGCACCTTTGAGGCAATGGGTGTTTCCTTGGTGTTCCATCCGCGTAATCCCAAAGCGCCTACAACGCATATGAATGTGCGCTGCTTTATTGCGCAAGCCCCCAATCAAGACCCGGTCTGGTGGTTTGGTGGTGGCTTTGATCTAACGCCCTACTACGGAGTGGATGAAGACTGTAAGCATTTTCATCAAACTGCCAAAGACGCTCTTGATCCATTTGGTGCTGATTTATATCCACGCTTTAAGAAATGGTGCGATGAGTATTTTTATCTCAAGCATCGGGACGAGCCTCGTGGCATTGGCGGTATTTTTTTTGATGATTTCAATGAGTTGGGATTTGATAGAAGTTTTGCCATGATGCGCTCCGTGGGAGACGCATTCATCGCAGCATATTTGCCCATTCTCAAGCGGCGCTATCAAGAGCCCTATACCCAGGCAGAGCGTGATTTTCAGGAATACCGTCGGGGTCGCTATGTGGAATACAACCTGATCTTTGATCGAGGAACCATCTTTGGTCTTCAATCGGGAGGGCGCTCGGAATCCATCCTCATGTCCATGCCACCGGTTGTCACCTGGAAATACAACTGGCAACCCCAAGCAGGAACTCCAGAAGCTCGCCTTTATGAGCGCTATCTCAAGCCACGCGATTGGCTATCTGAGGTTTAAGGCGAATCATTGTTGAATAAAACCATCGGCATCCTGGGGGGCACATTTGACCCGCCGCATTGGGGCCACATTCATCTTGCTGCGCATTTTGCTAAACGTCTGAAACTCGACGAGCTCATGTGGTTACCCAGCGGTGAGCCGTGGCAAAAAAGCCCTCACATCACCCCAGCACTTGATCGCTATGCCATGACCCTTGCAGCCGCTGAGGTTTTAAAGATCGAACTCCATCGGCTTGGTCTCAGAACTCAGGTTACCGTGAATACCATGGAAATTGATCGGGCTGGGCCCAGCTATACGATTGATAGCGCCAAAGCCCTCCGACAGCTCTATGGCGATCAAACGTCTTTAATTTGGCTGATGGGCGCTGATAGCTTTTTACAGCTCTATACCTGGAATGATTGGCGCGACTTGATGCATTACATCCATTTGGCAGTCGCGAGTCGACCGCCTTATCGGATTGCGATCCAATTACAGGACCATCCACCCCTATTAGCCCATTATCAAGATCATCAAACCAGACGTGCTGAGGAACTTTGTCAACAATCCTGTGGACTCATTTATTTGGATGAGGAGCTCTCCATTGACTTGGCATCGAGTAGTCTGCGACCTCTGCTGGCGCATCACCCCAGCGCTGATGCCATTCAACAATGGTTGCCAGAATCGGTCTGGAGCATTATTTTAGAAAAAGGCCTCTACCAATCCAAGGTAAGATGAGCTCTAACACCCATATGGATATTAAAAAACTACAGCGCACCATCATTGACGCCCTCGAGGATGTCAAAGCACAGGATATACGCGTCTACGACAGCAGTAAGCTCAGCGAACTTTTTGATCGCGTGATCATCGCAACCGGCAGCAGCAATCGCCAAACCCGTTCTTTAGCTTTCTCGGTAAAAGAAAAGGTTCTAGAAAAAGGTGGCGAGGTGATCTCGATCGAAGGTTTAGAGACGGGTGAATGGGTTCTAGTGGATTGCGGCGATATTGTGGTTCATATCCTGCAGCCTATGCTGAGAGCCTACTACCAACTCGAGGGAATTTGGGGTGACAAACCGGTTCGGGTCAAACTATCCGGCACCAAGAAGCTCGTCAAAGCCAGTGAAGACGCTGGCGACGAATAAGCCATGCGTCTTTGGGTTATTGCGGTTGGTCACAAAATGCCAGACTGGGTGTCTAAAGCATGTCAGGAATACCAAAAACGCATGCCCAGCGACTGCCTTATTGAGCTCAAAGAACTAAAGCCGGATATTAACCCCGCTAAAGAAGCAAGCAAAATCATTGCGGCGATTCCGAGGGGTGCGGTCGTCATTGCATTGGATGAGCATGGTTTGGATCTTCGCACTCAAGCAATTGCTGATCATTTAGCGAATTGGCGTGCAAACGGTCAAGATGTTGCCTTCTTGATCGGGGGCGCAAATGGGCTTGACCCAAGCCTCAAAACAAATGGCGGACTCACCTGGAAACTATCAAGCCTCACCCTGCCACACGCCTTTGCTCGCCTTGTGCTGATCGAACAACTGTATCGTGCCTGGACGATCCTGCAAGGTCACCCCTATCATCGCGAGTAAATCGGCAATCATTTTGTATGAAGTACGACTTTATCTACCTCGCCTCCCAAAGCCCGCGCCGTCAGGAGCTACTCTCGCAGATTGGGGTGCGCTTTGAGTTACTGCTTCCGGGGCCTGATGAGGACGCTGAGTCTTTAGAGCTAGTGCTGGAAAATGAAAGCGCCGCAGATTACACGCAACGCGTCACTATTGCTAAAAGTTGCGCTGCCCTCAAGCGTTGGCATCAGCGCTGCAAAGCAGGAATTGCACTTCCCTGGGCGCCGATTCTTTGTGCCGACACCACCGTGAGCCTTCCTAACTCACCCGATCACGAAATCCTCGGAAAGCCGCACGATCAAGAAGATGCGATGCGAATATTGCAAATCTTGAGCGGTCAGACGCATTGGGTCTACACAGCGGTTGCCATTACCCCAGAGCCGACAAATATCCCAATCTGCGCATTACAAAAGTCAAGGATACGGTTTGCGACATTAAGCCCTGAGCAAATTGAACGTTATATCAGTAGTGGCGAAGCGTTTGGGAAGGCGGGCGCCTATGGCATTCAAGGGATGGCTGCAACGTTTATTGAGGAGATTTCTGGAAGCTATAGCGGTATCATGGGGCTTCCCTTATTTGAAACCGCTCAACTATTACAAGCAGCGCATGTACGCTTTGGTTTAAACCACTAATGACTCAAGAAATCCTCATCAATATCACTCCGCAAGAGACGCGCGTTGCCTTAATTGAGCAAAATGCCGTTCAAGAATTGCATATTGAGCGTACGCGCCAGCGTGGAATTGTGGGCAATATTTATTTAGCGAAGGTGGCGCGGGTCTTACCTGGAATGCAATCAGCCTTTATTGATATTGGTTTAGAACGTGCTGCATTCATTCACTTTAATGATTTGGGCGAACAGCAAACTGGGGGTCAGATTGAAAAAGTACTCTTCGAAGGACAGACCCTCCTAGTTCAGGTGCTCAAGGATCCCCTTGGGACCAAAGGGGCTAGACTCACCCGCCAAATTAGTATTGCGGGACGTAATTTGGTCTATTTGCCACAAATTTATCGGCCATTAGGTCAAGAGATTCATATTGGCATCTCACAAAAGATTGAAAACCCTGAGGAGCGCGAGGCCCTCAAAAATCGTCTCAAGGGCCTGATTCCAGCAGATGAATCTGGTGACATCATTGTTCGCACCAGTGCCGAGCAGGTGAGCGATGAAACCTTGATTTCTGACCTGAAATACCTTCGCACCACTTGGCAACAAATCGCGCAACGTGCCAAAGAAAAAGCAGCCCCCGCACTCCTTCATCAAGACCTCAATTTAGCTGAGCGGGTATTGCGCGATATGGCAGGGCCGGAGACCAGTCAAATTCGGATTGATTCGGCTGAAAACTTTGAACGTCTGACTCAGTTTGCGCAGACGTTTATGCCACAACTGAACTCCAAATTAACTCTCTATCGTGGTGAACGCGCCCTCTTTGACCTCTTTGATATTGATTCTGAAATTAATAAAGCCTTGGGTCGGCGTGTCGATCTTAAGTCAGGTGGCTATCTAATGATCGATCAAACCGAGTCGATGACCACCATTGACGTCAACACCGGAAGCTTTGTGGGGGCTCGTAATTTAGACGACACCGTATTCAAAACCAATCTGGAGGCTGCTCAAGCAATTGCCCGTCAATTGCGCTTACGCAATTTAGGCGGCATCATCATCATTGATTTTATTGATATGACACAAGGCGACCATCAAGACGCGGTTCTTAACGAGCTCAAGAAGAATTTGGCACGTGATCATGTGCGCACCAATGTGAATGATTTCTCATCACTGGGACTTATTGAGATGACACGCAAACGTACGCGCGAGTCCTTATCCCATATTTTGTGCGAACCCTGCTCGTCATGTAATGGCAAAGGTGAAACCAAAACACCACAGACAATTTGCTACGAAATCTTGCGTGAGATTGTGCGTGAACACCGCCAATTTAATCCTAAAGAGTTCCGCATTGTTGCCTCCCCCGATGTCATTGATTTATTTCTCGAGGAAGAAAATCAATTCTTAGCCATGCTGGGAGACTTTATTCAAAAGCCGATTCGGCTCCAGGCTGAAGCCGGTTTTCGGCAAGAGCAATACGATATTGTCTTAAATTGATTCGATTGCTTAGCTTGCCTCGCTAAACTGCAAGCGATGCAAACCGGCATATAAACCGTTTTTGGCAATGAGCTCCCGATGGGGGCCGTATTCCACAATTTCGCCATGGTCGAGCACAGCAATATTGTCAGCATGCTCGATGGTTGATAAGCGATGCGCAATCACTAAAGTAGTTCTACCGGCCATCAGCCGATCGAGCGCCTCTTGCACTTGGCGCTCAGACTCTGAGTCGAGAGCAGAGGTCGCTTCATCCAAAATCAGGATGGGTGCATCTTTGTAAATCGCGCGCGCGATCGCTAGGCGTTGTCGTTGACCACCCGATAAACGATTACCATTATCCCCAATTAGCGTATCAATGCCATCGGGTAGCTCAGACAATAAATTCGATAAATTAGCCGCCTCCAGTGCCTCTATCACGCGACCACGATCAATATCATCACCGCTACTCGAGCCGTATGCGACGTTCGCTGCAATCGTGTCATTAAACAGAATCACATCCTGACTCACGAATGCAATTTGTTTACGTAAATCCGTTAAAACAATCTCCTCAATTGGGATTTGATCGAGCACAATCCGACCAGATTTGGGCTGATAAAAACGTGGTAACAAATTAACCAGCGTTGATTTACCTCCACCGGATGGTCCCACAAAAGCAATCACCTCGCCCGGCTTAACCGTGAGATTGATGTTACGTAGGGCATCTTTTCGACCCTCATCTTGGTTATATGAGAACGAAAGATCTTCAAACGTAATTTCACCTTTAGCCTTCTCAAGCCGCTTGAGCTTCGATGTTTGCATCATTTCTTCCTCAATCGGCTGATCAATCAACTGAAAGATCATCTCGGCAGCAGTAAGTCCACGTTGCAAGGGCTGGTTAATGTCGGCCAAGTGCTTGAGGGGAGATACGATTAACAGCATCGCGGTAATAAACGCTGCAAAACTTCCAACCGTCACGCCCTGGCTAGCCGACTGCATGATGGCAATCACGAGTACTACCGATAAAGCCATCGAGGCAATTAACTGAGTAATTGGTTGATTTAATCCACCGGCAACCGCCGCCTTGAGAGTGAACTTGCGTAATTGCTCGGCTTTTTCCATAAAGCGACGCATCTCATAGTCTTCACCGCCATGCACCTTCACAATCTTGTGACCAGCTGCAGCTTCTTCAACCACATAGGCTAACTCACTGGTCATACTCTGCTGCTGACGATTGAGGCTACGTAAACGTTTATTGATCTTACTCATCACATAGGCAATGATCGGAAAAATTACGAAGACCACCAAGGTTAAGCGCCAGTTCAAATACAACAAATACCCCATCAAACCGATGACTGTCAGCAGATCGCGCACAAGACTAATCAACATACCGCCCATAATCGATAGAACGTTATTGACCTCAAAGACCACCGCATTAATTAAGTTTGAGGCCGTGGTCTTTTGGTAATACTCGGTCTTGGCACGTAAGAGTCTGGCAAACATTTGTTCGCGCAGCTTTAACAAAATATTGCTAATCACCTTGGTCAGCAGATAGTTAGAGAGGAATTGAGCCCCACTGCGCACAATAGCCAGCCCCACCAAAAATAAGGGCACTAACCACAATTGATCATTCATCTTTCCTGAAAAGCCATCGTCCAAAAGGGGCTTCATTAGGGCGGGAATGGAAGTCTCCGAGGCTGCTACAAGAGCCATAGCCAATAAGGAGCCAACAATCAGGCGGGTATGGGGGCGCAAATAGCCTATTAATCGATTTAAGGCTTGACGGTCTGAAGCATTCATATAATGAATTATGCCCACCTTATCAGTCATACTCATCACTCGGAACGAGGAAGCCAATCTTGGGGATTGTTTGACATCCTTAGATGGGCTAGCTGATCAAATTGTAGTGGTAGACACCCAAAGTACTGACAAAACCCTGGAGATTGCCAAAGCGTATGGGGCGCTAATAAGTTCCCCTGAGGACTGGCCTGGCTTTGGCCCCCAAAAGAACCGGGCTCTTGACTTAGCAAACTCCGATTGGGTCTTATCACTTGACGCCGACGAGCGTCTCACCCCCGAACTTCGCGCAGAGATCAAATCAGTTCTTAATCAACCGCAAGCCAATTGCTATGCGATCCCACGCTTATCCTGGTACTGCGGACGCTTTATGCGTCATTCAGGATGGACTCCTGACTACGTAGATCGCCTTTTTAAGCGAGGCACTGCACGATTCTCTTCTGATTTGGTGCATGAACGTTTAATCCCACAGGGACAGGTTCTTAAACTAAAGCATCAGATGCTGCATTACAGCTTCATGAACGCCGAGCAAGTCAGGGCAAAAATGGAGCGCTATTCCACCGACTCCGCTCAGCAAGCATTCGCCAAAGGTAAAACCGGCAGTCCAATCAAAGCCGTCTTGCACGGAGCCTGGTCATTCGTTCGGACGTATTTCTTGCGAGCTGGATTTCTAGATGGTCCTCAAGGCTTTTCCCTGGCATGCTCCAATGCACAAGGTACGTATTATCGATATATGAAGCTTTGGCGACTCCAGCAAATGGCACGCGCTCAGAATCAAAAGGGTTAGGATCGCTTATGTTCAAAATCTCGATCCTCCTTGCGACCTATAACTGGCCAGAAGCCCTGCGCTTTTGCCTCGAATCACTAGAAACTCAAACTGATCGAAACTTTGAAATCATCATTGCTGATGACGGCTCTAAACCAGAAACCGCAACGCTAATTCATGCAATGAAGGAACGCTCTAAACACTCGATCCAGCATTTATGGCAAGAGGATCAGGGGTTTCGGAAAACAATCATTCTTAATCAGGCCATCCAGGCCGCCCAAGGCGAATACCTCATATTCTTAGATGGCGATTGCATTGTGCAACCTGATTTTGTGAAGCGTCACCGTCAGCTTGCCAAACCACAAATGATGGTGACCGGTAGCCGCGTACTTCTCAGTGAATCCTTAACCCAAAAGATCCTAAGCTGGCCGCAGTGGAACTTCGCAGCCTTCAAAAGCAATTTAATTAGTTATCGATTAAATGGTGGAATTAATAAGTTCTGGCCCATCGTACTAAAGTTGGGTCCGGGTGTATGGCGTGTTTATCAGAAATTTGTTTGGCGCCGCATTAAAGGTTGCAATATGGCATGCTGGAAAAAGGATGCACTTGCGATTGGTGGTTTTGATGAGTCCATGACTGGCTGGGGTCACGAAGATGCTGATTTTGTCTTTCGCTTGCAACACGCTGGTATTCAACGTCAATCTGGTGCATGGTCAACCGAAGTATTTCATCTGTTTCACCGAATCTCTGATCAGTCCAAAGCGGCTGAGAATGCAAAGCGAGTCCGTGAAAAAATGATGGCAAAGGCTGGCATCAAGGTATGAAGGATCCAAGCCGCGTTCTTTTTATCGCTACACGACAAATTGGTGATGTACTAGTCACCACACCTTTAATTGAAGCAGCTCGCCGAATTTGGCCCAAGGCGCAATTTGATTTCTTAGGTTATCGCGGTAAGCTCGATATGCT encodes:
- the hemF gene encoding oxygen-dependent coproporphyrinogen oxidase, which produces MAVTIDTQAVKHYLLDLQDRITSATSAVDGKPFVMDAWEKPKDSKLQGSGRTCILENGNVLEKGGVGFSHVSGQQLPPAATQNRPEIAGRTFEAMGVSLVFHPRNPKAPTTHMNVRCFIAQAPNQDPVWWFGGGFDLTPYYGVDEDCKHFHQTAKDALDPFGADLYPRFKKWCDEYFYLKHRDEPRGIGGIFFDDFNELGFDRSFAMMRSVGDAFIAAYLPILKRRYQEPYTQAERDFQEYRRGRYVEYNLIFDRGTIFGLQSGGRSESILMSMPPVVTWKYNWQPQAGTPEARLYERYLKPRDWLSEV
- a CDS encoding nicotinate-nucleotide adenylyltransferase gives rise to the protein MNKTIGILGGTFDPPHWGHIHLAAHFAKRLKLDELMWLPSGEPWQKSPHITPALDRYAMTLAAAEVLKIELHRLGLRTQVTVNTMEIDRAGPSYTIDSAKALRQLYGDQTSLIWLMGADSFLQLYTWNDWRDLMHYIHLAVASRPPYRIAIQLQDHPPLLAHYQDHQTRRAEELCQQSCGLIYLDEELSIDLASSSLRPLLAHHPSADAIQQWLPESVWSIILEKGLYQSKVR
- the rsfS gene encoding ribosome silencing factor, yielding MSSNTHMDIKKLQRTIIDALEDVKAQDIRVYDSSKLSELFDRVIIATGSSNRQTRSLAFSVKEKVLEKGGEVISIEGLETGEWVLVDCGDIVVHILQPMLRAYYQLEGIWGDKPVRVKLSGTKKLVKASEDAGDE
- the rlmH gene encoding 23S rRNA (pseudouridine(1915)-N(3))-methyltransferase RlmH — protein: MRLWVIAVGHKMPDWVSKACQEYQKRMPSDCLIELKELKPDINPAKEASKIIAAIPRGAVVIALDEHGLDLRTQAIADHLANWRANGQDVAFLIGGANGLDPSLKTNGGLTWKLSSLTLPHAFARLVLIEQLYRAWTILQGHPYHRE
- a CDS encoding Maf family protein, with protein sequence MKYDFIYLASQSPRRQELLSQIGVRFELLLPGPDEDAESLELVLENESAADYTQRVTIAKSCAALKRWHQRCKAGIALPWAPILCADTTVSLPNSPDHEILGKPHDQEDAMRILQILSGQTHWVYTAVAITPEPTNIPICALQKSRIRFATLSPEQIERYISSGEAFGKAGAYGIQGMAATFIEEISGSYSGIMGLPLFETAQLLQAAHVRFGLNH
- the rng gene encoding ribonuclease G; its protein translation is MTQEILINITPQETRVALIEQNAVQELHIERTRQRGIVGNIYLAKVARVLPGMQSAFIDIGLERAAFIHFNDLGEQQTGGQIEKVLFEGQTLLVQVLKDPLGTKGARLTRQISIAGRNLVYLPQIYRPLGQEIHIGISQKIENPEEREALKNRLKGLIPADESGDIIVRTSAEQVSDETLISDLKYLRTTWQQIAQRAKEKAAPALLHQDLNLAERVLRDMAGPETSQIRIDSAENFERLTQFAQTFMPQLNSKLTLYRGERALFDLFDIDSEINKALGRRVDLKSGGYLMIDQTESMTTIDVNTGSFVGARNLDDTVFKTNLEAAQAIARQLRLRNLGGIIIIDFIDMTQGDHQDAVLNELKKNLARDHVRTNVNDFSSLGLIEMTRKRTRESLSHILCEPCSSCNGKGETKTPQTICYEILREIVREHRQFNPKEFRIVASPDVIDLFLEEENQFLAMLGDFIQKPIRLQAEAGFRQEQYDIVLN
- the msbA gene encoding lipid A export permease/ATP-binding protein MsbA; translated protein: MNASDRQALNRLIGYLRPHTRLIVGSLLAMALVAASETSIPALMKPLLDDGFSGKMNDQLWLVPLFLVGLAIVRSGAQFLSNYLLTKVISNILLKLREQMFARLLRAKTEYYQKTTASNLINAVVFEVNNVLSIMGGMLISLVRDLLTVIGLMGYLLYLNWRLTLVVFVIFPIIAYVMSKINKRLRSLNRQQQSMTSELAYVVEEAAAGHKIVKVHGGEDYEMRRFMEKAEQLRKFTLKAAVAGGLNQPITQLIASMALSVVLVIAIMQSASQGVTVGSFAAFITAMLLIVSPLKHLADINQPLQRGLTAAEMIFQLIDQPIEEEMMQTSKLKRLEKAKGEITFEDLSFSYNQDEGRKDALRNINLTVKPGEVIAFVGPSGGGKSTLVNLLPRFYQPKSGRIVLDQIPIEEIVLTDLRKQIAFVSQDVILFNDTIAANVAYGSSSGDDIDRGRVIEALEAANLSNLLSELPDGIDTLIGDNGNRLSGGQRQRLAIARAIYKDAPILILDEATSALDSESERQVQEALDRLMAGRTTLVIAHRLSTIEHADNIAVLDHGEIVEYGPHRELIAKNGLYAGLHRLQFSEAS
- a CDS encoding glycosyltransferase family 2 protein: MPTLSVILITRNEEANLGDCLTSLDGLADQIVVVDTQSTDKTLEIAKAYGALISSPEDWPGFGPQKNRALDLANSDWVLSLDADERLTPELRAEIKSVLNQPQANCYAIPRLSWYCGRFMRHSGWTPDYVDRLFKRGTARFSSDLVHERLIPQGQVLKLKHQMLHYSFMNAEQVRAKMERYSTDSAQQAFAKGKTGSPIKAVLHGAWSFVRTYFLRAGFLDGPQGFSLACSNAQGTYYRYMKLWRLQQMARAQNQKG
- a CDS encoding glycosyltransferase family 2 protein, with the translated sequence MFKISILLATYNWPEALRFCLESLETQTDRNFEIIIADDGSKPETATLIHAMKERSKHSIQHLWQEDQGFRKTIILNQAIQAAQGEYLIFLDGDCIVQPDFVKRHRQLAKPQMMVTGSRVLLSESLTQKILSWPQWNFAAFKSNLISYRLNGGINKFWPIVLKLGPGVWRVYQKFVWRRIKGCNMACWKKDALAIGGFDESMTGWGHEDADFVFRLQHAGIQRQSGAWSTEVFHLFHRISDQSKAAENAKRVREKMMAKAGIKV